The DNA window attccaCGACCATTCAACTCCtttaattcttgttttatttcccCCCCTCCATATATAGAAGATCTCTTTCTCTACTTGGCATCGTCCATTGTGCCTTCAATtacataattaatatttagagaataaaaaaagactcatgattggatttggatttaattaagtcaCTTCGAATCATGCTTGCAAAAGCCATcccttgttatatatataaagaagggTATcaattcttagtttttgggGCGCTATAAAATTTGATCTTGGATGGTTTGTGATGATaagaaaaagtgatttttacCATCCATCTTCGAGGGTATcaattcttagtttttgggGCACTATAAAATTTGATCTTGGATGGTTTATTATGATAAGAAGAAGTGATTTTTTACCATCTATAGTATAGTATTTTCAAGGGTATCAATTCTTAATTTCTGGGGCGCTGTAAATTTTGATCTTGGATggtttattatgataaaaagaaGTGATTTTTACCATCTATAGCATCTTCGAGTGTATCAATTCTTAGTTTCTGGGGCACTGTAAAGTTTGATCTTGGATGGttaatttatgataataaaaagaagtgatttttactatttatagcATCTTCGAGGGTATCAATTCTTAGTTTCTATGACAAActgcaaattaaaacattaattgtCATTAAGTGATTACAATTTAATTAACGCAATGAACCTTATCTTAAGAACATTACTTTCAATGTTGAGATTaacataatattatatatacatcttttttcttctttaaatataGCGCCCGCCCGCCCGCCTCAGATACTAATAATATTGAGAATATATCCTTATCTGTAGTGTACAAGTCTTGATACATCGccttaaaaaaacagaaactttGTACAAGTCTTTTTCTACCAGGCTTCTGATCAAGAATACATACACCAGCAatctttcttacttttttttttttttttttttcttcctgtaaaaaacaaaacaaagattcCGCAGTGGGAGGATAATTAATGAAAGACTTGGAAAAAGGAAAATGCTAAGGATTTTCTCAATCCGATAAAATGTCCACATTAAATTGATGCTACTTGTGTTCCAAAATCTTTGTATCTTAAGACCCTTACCTCAATTTGGTCCCACCTCAGCTACACCTGCGTCCAAACACCCCCATATTATATCCGTCTATCCCCACGAACTTACCTCTATAAATACCCTACCATCCCGTGACCAACTCCATCTTCAACCTCGCAAAACATTGGCTTTATACATCTATTTATTCCTAGCCTTGGTTGAAAATGTCCGGCGTCTGGGTTTTCAAGAACGGGGTGGTCCGGCTGGTGGAGAACCCGGGAGCTGAATCACTAGATGGGAGCCGGCAAGGGTCAAGTGTGCGGCGAAAAGTGCTAGTTCACTCCCCTAGTAATGAGGTTATAACCTCTTATGCCATTCTTGAACGCAAGCTGTATTCTCTTGGGTGGGAGAGGTACTATGATGATCCGGATCTCCTTCAATTCCACAAAAGATCAACTGTTCATCTCATCTCTCTCCCTAAGGATTTTAACAAGCTCAGGTCCATGCATATGTATGATATTGTCGTCAAAAACCGTAATATGTTTGAAGTAAGGGATATGTAGAGCGTTGATTACGTACGTCCTCATATGTAGTCCTTTCTTTCATGTTGGTGTGCATTTTagtcgtgtttttttttttgttttttggcttCTTTCTCATCGTTTTGGTTTGTTGTATCATACAGTCTATTTAATAGTTTCTTCTCTAATTTCGTGATTTGGGCTTCTTATTCTTACATAGTCGTGTGTGCTAATGTAGTCAGGGGCTTGCGATTTGGTCGTGTGTCAACGTCGTcatgtaaattaatttcttcagtTTCTTTTGGAAATGAAaagtggggtttttttttaataattaatttgttcttcttcttctttatctatctattttttCCTCCAAGGTTATTACAAGGACGCAAAACAAACCCCCTCTCTGATCCATAGTATCTGTTGGGTGACTTGTCATTTTTCTTGATGACATATTGAAGGCCAATACATGTTATCGTGAACAAGTTCGCTGAGGAGCGAAGTCGCAGGCTTGAAGTTACTACATACGTACTATCTTTTAGGATGAAATGTCAAATATTGTGGCTGCGGTTTTTgcccctttttttcttcttccatttgAAGGCCTTTTAGTAGCTACGATGGCAGAATTAATTAGAGGCCAAGCAATGTTTAAATCACCTTGCGAGTGCAACACCGCCGTCTCTAGCTTTTGTGAGCAAGTGGCGAGCTAGGACCATCAACACATCCAATTTGCATGGAAGTCTCGGTGGAGTACTAAAGAGAATTTCACATTTTTCTATACTTAACGAAACTTGTAAAGACTCGCTGAAGAGGGTCCATAGAATTTGGACAAATTAACTCTATTTCACCTGACGAACATCTTGATCTATTTTTATTACTCTCAAATCTTAATGAGAGACAATAACAGGGAAGAAACTCGTGCATATCCTTTTCGAATTCGATTACATCTCTAGGTTAAGAATCATATATATTGCCATGAATGAGACAAACATTAGGTTCGATTGGCTTGAAAGTAGGGCCAGCTGGAGAACAACTTGCACACTCTCATCCTATGAAGCATAAGATGCCACGAGCACCATATATATATTCCCAACTGGCAGCCATGGACTTTGCAAAAAGTATAACttgtaaaaaaaggaaaaaattcagTCTCTAAC is part of the Populus alba chromosome 10, ASM523922v2, whole genome shotgun sequence genome and encodes:
- the LOC118034511 gene encoding flowering-promoting factor 1-like protein 3 translates to MSGVWVFKNGVVRLVENPGAESLDGSRQGSSVRRKVLVHSPSNEVITSYAILERKLYSLGWERYYDDPDLLQFHKRSTVHLISLPKDFNKLRSMHMYDIVVKNRNMFEVRDM